A genomic window from Alkalihalobacillus sp. AL-G includes:
- the mraY gene encoding phospho-N-acetylmuramoyl-pentapeptide-transferase, giving the protein MSDQIIPAIIAFVLVSVFSPLFIAILRKLKLLQPIRKELPSNHQLKKGTPLMFGMILFVGIIVSIFSSPTPLMYFLSITYILFSFIGFLDDFWKASRQDPLGVSGKTKLVLQFLFTGALLFYVINELGVDTVISIHKNFSFDLPMVVYTIVITLFVVGSANAINFTDGLDGLLGVVAIPTYFFFFVISDKTEVQLFCLIMIGCLLGFLIYNLYPAKAFMGDTGSLAIGGSLSFLAIIEKVEILIPILFFIYFAEQLSVILQVTSFKLTRKRIFRMTPIHFHYGLKYGWSENTIVTVFGFISWFCAFICLAYWKFILHP; this is encoded by the coding sequence GTGAGTGATCAAATAATTCCAGCTATCATTGCTTTTGTATTAGTCTCTGTTTTTTCCCCACTATTCATTGCTATCTTAAGAAAATTAAAGCTCCTTCAACCGATAAGGAAAGAACTTCCTTCCAATCATCAATTAAAAAAAGGTACTCCGTTAATGTTTGGGATGATTCTTTTTGTAGGAATTATCGTATCCATATTTTCTTCACCTACGCCATTAATGTATTTCTTGTCAATTACTTACATTCTATTTAGTTTTATTGGTTTTTTGGATGATTTTTGGAAAGCTTCACGCCAAGATCCCCTAGGGGTGTCGGGTAAGACCAAGCTTGTTTTACAATTTCTTTTTACTGGTGCTTTGCTTTTCTACGTGATTAACGAACTAGGTGTAGACACCGTTATTAGTATTCATAAAAATTTCTCCTTTGATCTTCCAATGGTGGTATATACCATTGTGATCACCTTATTTGTTGTTGGTTCTGCAAATGCTATTAATTTTACGGATGGCTTGGACGGTCTTTTGGGAGTTGTTGCAATCCCTACATATTTTTTCTTTTTTGTAATTTCAGACAAAACAGAGGTGCAACTTTTTTGTTTAATTATGATTGGATGCTTACTCGGTTTTCTCATTTATAATTTATATCCTGCCAAAGCTTTCATGGGGGATACAGGATCATTAGCGATAGGGGGATCACTTTCATTTCTTGCCATTATTGAGAAAGTGGAAATTCTAATTCCCATTTTATTCTTTATATATTTTGCTGAACAACTTTCGGTTATATTACAAGTTACTTCATTTAAACTTACACGTAAACGTATCTTCAGAATGACACCGATCCACTTTCACTATGGCTTAAAATATGGGTGGTCTGAAAATACAATT